A portion of the Thermoanaerobaculum aquaticum genome contains these proteins:
- the nrfD gene encoding NrfD/PsrC family molybdoenzyme membrane anchor subunit, with translation MSQPAIWDNSHDQPGQRAPLVLGDDSFAAITERVASIAERPKPPRWWTVTFSISLALTVVLLAMLAYLFTVGVGVWGLNVPVAWGFDITNFVFWVGIGHAGTLISAILFLFRQKWRTSINRFAEGMTIFAVICAGIFPAIHTGRPWFDYWLFPYPNQMQMWPNFRSPLMWDVFAVSTYFTVSLMFWYVGMIPDLATLRDRAKTKLRQIVYGVLALGWRGSARHWHRYERVYLLLAALATPLVLSVHSVVSFDFAVSQLPGWHATIFPPYFVAGAIFSGFAMVLTLLIPIRKAFHLEELVTTRHLDNMAKILLATSLMVGYAYGIEFFTAWYSGNHFEAFTFYNRALGPYAWAYWIMVFCNVVVPQIFWFKKARTTPWILLVGSLLVNVGMWFERFVIVVTTLSRDFLPGNWGIYKPTWVELLTLAGSFGLFLTLFLLFLRFLPMVAMAEVKSVVPRAGLERGPHRGHGQYWGEIPHQHEEILGGENHDRR, from the coding sequence ATGTCGCAGCCGGCCATTTGGGACAACTCCCACGACCAACCGGGCCAGCGGGCCCCTTTGGTGCTGGGGGACGATAGCTTCGCGGCCATCACCGAACGGGTGGCAAGCATTGCCGAACGGCCTAAACCGCCGCGGTGGTGGACCGTCACCTTTTCCATTTCGCTAGCCCTCACCGTGGTGCTTTTGGCCATGCTTGCCTACCTCTTCACGGTGGGCGTGGGGGTTTGGGGCTTGAACGTCCCGGTGGCCTGGGGCTTTGACATCACCAACTTTGTGTTTTGGGTGGGTATTGGCCACGCCGGGACGCTCATTTCGGCGATTCTCTTTCTTTTCCGGCAAAAGTGGCGGACATCCATTAACCGCTTTGCCGAAGGCATGACGATTTTTGCGGTGATTTGCGCTGGGATTTTTCCAGCCATTCACACCGGTCGTCCCTGGTTTGATTACTGGCTTTTCCCGTACCCCAACCAGATGCAAATGTGGCCGAACTTCCGCTCGCCGTTGATGTGGGACGTTTTTGCGGTGAGCACCTACTTCACGGTTTCGCTGATGTTTTGGTACGTGGGCATGATTCCCGACCTGGCCACCTTGCGGGATCGCGCCAAGACCAAGCTGCGGCAAATTGTTTACGGGGTCCTAGCGCTGGGCTGGCGGGGTTCAGCGCGGCACTGGCATCGCTACGAGAGGGTTTACCTGCTTTTGGCAGCCCTGGCTACGCCGCTGGTGCTCTCCGTGCACTCGGTGGTGAGCTTTGACTTTGCCGTTTCGCAGCTGCCCGGCTGGCACGCCACGATTTTCCCACCTTACTTCGTGGCCGGCGCCATCTTTTCGGGCTTTGCCATGGTGCTTACGCTGCTCATCCCCATCCGCAAGGCCTTCCATTTGGAAGAGCTGGTGACCACCCGTCATCTGGACAACATGGCCAAGATCCTGCTGGCCACCAGCCTTATGGTGGGCTACGCGTACGGCATTGAGTTTTTCACCGCCTGGTATTCGGGAAACCACTTTGAGGCCTTTACCTTTTACAACCGCGCCCTGGGACCTTACGCCTGGGCTTACTGGATCATGGTGTTCTGCAACGTGGTGGTTCCGCAGATCTTTTGGTTTAAGAAGGCGCGGACCACGCCGTGGATTTTGCTGGTGGGCTCGCTTCTGGTGAACGTGGGCATGTGGTTTGAGCGCTTTGTGATCGTGGTGACCACGCTATCCCGGGACTTCCTGCCGGGGAACTGGGGGATTTACAAGCCCACCTGGGTGGAGCTGTTGACGCTTGCCGGTAGCTTCGGGCTTTTCCTCACGTTGTTCCTGCTGTTCCTGCGGTTCTTGCCCATGGTGGCCATGGCCGAGGTGAAAAGCGTGGTGCCGCGGGCGGGGCTGGAGCGGGGACCGCACCGCGGGCACGGGCAGTACTGGGGCGAAATCCCGCACCAGCACGAGGAAATCTTGGGAGGGGAAAACCATGACCGGCGGTGA
- a CDS encoding DUF3341 domain-containing protein has protein sequence MTGGELRVVSEPKLWGLAAEFSTVEAFLSAVEACRKAGYTHFDAHAPIPVHGLDEAMEIKPSRLPKLVFLGGLSGCALGLALQWWTNAVDYPFRISGKPLFALPPAIPVVFELTVLLSAVTAVIGLLVANRQPEFYHPLFELPAFAKGSDDRFFVVVEARDPRFDPRGTREFLQGLGAEAVHPVEVS, from the coding sequence ATGACCGGCGGTGAGTTGCGGGTGGTTTCCGAGCCCAAGCTGTGGGGCCTGGCGGCGGAGTTTTCCACCGTGGAGGCCTTTCTGTCGGCGGTGGAGGCGTGCCGTAAGGCCGGCTACACCCACTTCGATGCCCACGCCCCCATCCCCGTCCATGGGTTGGACGAGGCCATGGAAATTAAGCCCAGTCGGCTGCCCAAGCTGGTGTTTCTCGGTGGGCTTTCCGGTTGCGCCCTGGGCCTGGCTTTGCAGTGGTGGACCAACGCCGTGGACTACCCGTTTCGCATTTCCGGAAAGCCGCTCTTTGCTTTGCCCCCGGCCATTCCGGTGGTCTTTGAGCTTACCGTGCTGCTTTCTGCTGTCACCGCCGTGATCGGGCTTTTGGTGGCCAACCGGCAACCGGAGTTTTACCACCCGCTCTTTGAGCTTCCCGCCTTTGCCAAGGGCAGCGACGACCGCTTTTTCGTGGTGGTGGAAGCCCGCGATCCCCGCTTTGACCCCCGGGGTACGAGGGAGTTCCTCCAGGGGCTGGGGGCGGAGGCGGTACACCCGGTGGAGGTGAGCTGA
- a CDS encoding c-type cytochrome codes for MPRALKYALIILATLALVPLALVVRARVTTSTSPRVHLIFDMDNQPKFKAQAANPIFADGRAMRLPVPGTVPRGSLLPPEVATGRKGNQWLEVIPVPVTRSLLLRGQERYNIFCSPCHGYSGYGDGVVNRRAERLEEGTWTPVASFHTETARSRPVGYIFNAITNGVRTMPPYGAQIPVEDRWAIVAYVKALQRSQFATLADVPPEVRPQLEARITGHDGNR; via the coding sequence ATGCCCCGCGCCCTCAAGTACGCGTTGATCATCCTGGCAACCCTTGCGCTGGTGCCGCTGGCCCTGGTGGTGCGGGCCCGGGTCACCACCTCCACCTCTCCCCGTGTGCACTTGATCTTCGACATGGACAACCAGCCCAAGTTCAAAGCCCAGGCGGCAAACCCCATCTTTGCCGACGGGCGGGCCATGCGGCTGCCGGTCCCTGGAACGGTTCCCCGGGGAAGCCTTCTGCCTCCGGAAGTGGCCACCGGCCGTAAGGGCAACCAGTGGCTGGAGGTCATCCCGGTGCCGGTGACCCGCTCGCTTTTGCTGCGGGGGCAGGAGCGCTACAACATCTTCTGCTCACCGTGCCATGGGTATTCCGGCTACGGGGATGGCGTGGTGAACCGCCGGGCGGAGCGGCTGGAAGAGGGGACCTGGACACCGGTGGCTTCCTTCCATACCGAAACCGCCAGGTCCCGGCCGGTGGGCTACATCTTCAACGCCATTACCAACGGCGTGCGAACGATGCCGCCTTACGGTGCGCAAATTCCCGTGGAAGACCGGTGGGCCATCGTGGCCTACGTGAAGGCCCTCCAGCGATCGCAGTTTGCCACGCTGGCGGACGTCCCACCGGAGGTAAGGCCACAGCTGGAAGCGAGGATTACGGGTCATGACGGCAATCGTTGA
- a CDS encoding SCO family protein, translating into MRVSVLAVLTLALAVPAGAQRAEPLPKELEGVGIEERPGAQVPLDAVFLDEDGREVRLGELLNGKPTILTLVYYRCPMLCGLVLQGVLEGLKGLPATVGDEFNVVTISIDPLETPTLAKLKKQTYLAEYGRSGAAAGWHFLTGKQEQIQRVTNSVGFFYKWNEERQEYAHGAGIFVLTPQGKVARTLYGVLYEPRTLKLALSEAREGKSSLGEKIILYCFHYDANEGRYVMAASRIMRAGGALTALTLGGWLLVSWRRSRREAS; encoded by the coding sequence ATGAGGGTTTCGGTTTTGGCGGTTTTGACGTTGGCGCTGGCGGTCCCGGCGGGGGCCCAGCGGGCCGAACCTCTGCCCAAGGAGTTAGAAGGCGTGGGCATTGAGGAACGGCCGGGGGCGCAGGTGCCTCTTGATGCGGTTTTCCTGGACGAGGACGGCAGGGAAGTCAGGCTGGGCGAGCTCTTGAACGGAAAACCGACGATTCTGACCTTGGTTTACTACCGTTGCCCCATGCTCTGCGGTTTGGTGCTGCAGGGGGTTCTGGAGGGGCTGAAGGGGCTTCCGGCCACGGTGGGGGATGAGTTCAACGTGGTGACCATTTCCATAGACCCCCTGGAAACCCCAACTTTGGCCAAGCTGAAAAAGCAAACGTATCTCGCGGAATACGGGCGTTCCGGGGCAGCCGCTGGCTGGCATTTTCTCACCGGAAAGCAGGAGCAAATTCAGCGGGTGACCAACAGCGTGGGCTTCTTTTATAAGTGGAACGAGGAGCGGCAGGAATACGCTCACGGCGCCGGCATTTTCGTCCTCACCCCCCAAGGCAAGGTCGCGCGCACGCTTTACGGGGTCCTTTACGAGCCGAGAACCTTGAAGCTGGCGCTTTCCGAGGCCAGGGAGGGGAAAAGCTCCCTGGGCGAAAAGATCATCCTTTACTGCTTCCATTACGACGCTAACGAGGGGCGTTACGTGATGGCCGCCTCCCGCATCATGAGGGCGGGCGGGGCGCTTACGGCATTGACCCTGGGAGGGTGGCTTTTGGTTTCCTGGCGGCGGTCGCGGCGGGAGGCATCGTGA
- the coxB gene encoding cytochrome c oxidase subunit II, with translation MAFGFLAAVAAGGIVMVGLLLTENGVMLPPQASSVAPAVDSLFKFIFWISAFFFLLIVGLMLAFVIRFRKRPGHQKAAHPPTHNTLLELTWSGIPLILVMIMGVWGFKVFLDINTPPANAYEVQVTGQKWKWLFTYPNGYVDEVLHVPVDQPVRLVMTSEDVIHSFFVPAFRIKRDVVPGRYTKLWFRATKTGKFQVFCAEYCGTSHSDMLTFVEVHEPGGFERWLEAASNLLNTLPPAEAGRRLYQSRGCSQCHSVDGSGGIGPTFQKLFGHEVVLKGGARTTADENYIRESILEPMAKIVAGFEPVMPTYKGRLKDQEITALVAYIKSLSGEAQPEGGQQGGNHGSTGR, from the coding sequence GTGGCTTTTGGTTTCCTGGCGGCGGTCGCGGCGGGAGGCATCGTGATGGTGGGGCTTTTGCTTACGGAAAACGGGGTCATGCTGCCGCCCCAGGCGTCCTCAGTGGCGCCGGCGGTGGACTCTCTCTTTAAGTTCATCTTCTGGATTTCCGCCTTTTTCTTCCTGCTAATTGTGGGGCTGATGCTGGCCTTTGTCATCCGCTTTCGCAAACGCCCAGGTCATCAAAAGGCGGCGCATCCCCCTACCCACAACACGCTTTTAGAGCTCACCTGGAGCGGTATCCCCCTGATTTTGGTGATGATTATGGGGGTGTGGGGCTTTAAGGTCTTTTTGGACATCAATACGCCCCCGGCCAACGCCTACGAGGTGCAGGTCACCGGACAAAAGTGGAAGTGGCTTTTTACCTATCCCAACGGCTACGTGGATGAGGTCTTGCACGTGCCTGTGGATCAGCCGGTGCGCCTGGTCATGACCTCCGAAGACGTGATTCATAGCTTTTTTGTGCCGGCCTTTCGCATCAAAAGGGACGTGGTTCCCGGTCGCTACACCAAACTTTGGTTTCGCGCCACCAAGACCGGCAAATTCCAGGTTTTTTGCGCGGAGTACTGCGGCACCAGCCATTCCGACATGCTGACCTTTGTGGAGGTCCATGAGCCGGGAGGCTTTGAGCGCTGGTTGGAGGCGGCTTCCAACCTGCTCAACACCTTGCCGCCGGCGGAGGCGGGGCGGCGGCTCTATCAATCCAGAGGCTGCTCCCAGTGCCACTCGGTGGATGGCAGCGGGGGCATTGGGCCCACGTTCCAAAAGCTCTTTGGGCACGAGGTAGTGCTTAAGGGCGGCGCGCGCACCACGGCGGATGAGAACTACATCCGCGAATCAATTTTGGAGCCCATGGCCAAGATCGTGGCCGGCTTCGAACCAGTCATGCCCACCTACAAAGGCAGGCTGAAGGACCAGGAAATCACCGCGCTGGTGGCCTACATTAAGTCCTTGAGCGGTGAGGCGCAGCCTGAAGGTGGGCAGCAGGGAGGAAACCATGGCAGTACCGGTCGGTAA
- the ctaD gene encoding cytochrome c oxidase subunit I: MAVPVGNALFGDNYLSHAKGWKSWLFTLDHKRIGVMYLVSILASFLLGGVFALLIRMELWTPQRTIMDANTYNQMFTLHGAAMIFLFIIPGIPAALGNFVLPLMLGAKDVAFPRLNLLSYYLWVAGAVLALVSIVTGAVDTGWTFYTPYSTTTNTSVISMTLGAFILGFSSIFTGLNFIVSIHKLRPPTMTWFKMPLFLWGLYGTAIIQILATPVLGITLLLLIAERALGVGIFDPALGGDPVLFQHFFWFYSHPAVYIMILPAMGVISELVSTFSHRHIFGYRFIAMSSIAIAVISFLVWGHHMFVSGQSNLASLIFSILTFLVAIPSAVKVFNWVATMYKGEVELATPMLYALSFLFLFGIGGLTGLFLGALATDVHLTDTYFVVAHFHYTMFGGTAIAFFGGLFYWWPKITGRMYREAWAKLGAFLIFIGFNTTFLAQFIMGAQGMPRRYYNYLPEFAPYHKVSTIGAFILAIGFVIAAGVLLHSLFAGEPAPANPWGAATLEWQTTSPPPHDNFETQPIPGDPYDVDRWVFDREAGGYVLAPSGAAGGRV; this comes from the coding sequence ATGGCAGTACCGGTCGGTAACGCGCTTTTCGGCGATAACTACTTATCCCACGCCAAGGGATGGAAGTCGTGGCTTTTTACGCTGGATCACAAGCGCATTGGGGTGATGTATCTGGTTTCTATCCTGGCCTCTTTTCTTCTGGGCGGGGTTTTTGCGCTTTTGATCCGAATGGAGCTGTGGACGCCCCAGCGCACCATCATGGACGCCAACACCTACAACCAGATGTTCACGCTGCACGGGGCCGCCATGATTTTCCTCTTCATTATTCCCGGTATTCCCGCGGCGTTAGGAAACTTCGTGCTGCCGTTGATGCTTGGCGCCAAAGACGTGGCGTTTCCGCGCTTGAACCTGCTTTCGTACTACCTCTGGGTGGCGGGAGCGGTGCTGGCTCTGGTTTCCATCGTCACCGGGGCGGTGGACACCGGTTGGACGTTTTACACCCCGTACTCCACCACCACCAACACCTCGGTCATTTCCATGACCCTGGGTGCTTTTATCCTGGGTTTTTCCTCGATTTTCACCGGGCTTAACTTCATCGTCAGCATTCACAAACTGCGGCCGCCCACCATGACCTGGTTCAAGATGCCGCTTTTCCTCTGGGGGCTTTACGGCACCGCCATCATTCAAATCCTCGCCACTCCCGTGCTCGGCATCACGCTTTTGCTGCTCATTGCCGAAAGGGCTCTGGGCGTGGGGATTTTTGACCCCGCGTTGGGTGGTGATCCCGTGCTCTTCCAGCATTTCTTCTGGTTTTACTCGCACCCTGCGGTGTACATCATGATCCTGCCGGCCATGGGGGTCATTTCGGAGCTGGTTTCTACTTTTTCTCATCGCCACATCTTCGGCTACCGCTTTATTGCCATGAGCTCCATTGCCATTGCGGTGATTTCCTTTTTGGTATGGGGCCACCATATGTTCGTGTCAGGTCAGTCGAACCTGGCCAGCCTCATTTTTTCCATTTTGACCTTTTTGGTGGCCATTCCTTCGGCGGTGAAGGTGTTTAACTGGGTGGCCACCATGTACAAAGGTGAGGTGGAGCTGGCCACCCCCATGCTTTACGCGTTATCGTTTCTCTTCCTTTTTGGCATTGGTGGGCTGACCGGGCTGTTCCTGGGGGCTCTGGCCACCGACGTGCATTTGACCGACACGTACTTTGTGGTGGCGCACTTCCATTACACGATGTTTGGTGGCACAGCCATCGCCTTTTTTGGTGGCCTGTTTTACTGGTGGCCCAAGATCACTGGCCGGATGTACCGGGAAGCGTGGGCCAAATTAGGGGCTTTTCTCATCTTCATTGGCTTTAACACCACGTTTTTGGCGCAGTTCATCATGGGTGCTCAAGGCATGCCGCGTCGTTATTACAACTACCTGCCGGAGTTTGCGCCCTATCACAAGGTTTCCACCATTGGGGCTTTTATCCTGGCCATTGGCTTTGTGATTGCAGCGGGTGTTCTCCTGCATTCTCTCTTTGCCGGTGAACCGGCCCCGGCGAACCCCTGGGGCGCGGCGACGCTGGAATGGCAAACCACCTCACCGCCTCCCCACGACAACTTCGAGACCCAGCCGATCCCCGGCGATCCCTACGATGTGGACCGGTGGGTGTTTGACCGCGAAGCAGGCGGGTATGTGTTAGCCCCCAGCGGTGCAGCCGGTGGCAGAGTTTGA
- a CDS encoding cytochrome c oxidase subunit 3 family protein, whose protein sequence is MQPVAEFEEVKVHGAESHVAHHFPDAKAQVEAGKLGMWIFLATEILLFGGLFCAYAVYRANHPEIFVYAHHFLNKILGGINTVVLIFSSFTMAWAVRAAQLSQQKKLVRLLAATIFCGFVFLGIKYVEYEHKWKEGLLWGKRYKPAHAEVSKPKDVPPPKPLISVNPEERSTLPPPAVPPQGLSWEVRAASQETVVPQNVQLFFSVYFVMTGLHGLHVVAGMVVLFWILLRARRGEFSSAYFTPVDLAGLYWHLVDLIWIYLFPLLYLIH, encoded by the coding sequence GTGCAGCCGGTGGCAGAGTTTGAGGAGGTCAAGGTGCACGGCGCTGAATCCCACGTTGCTCATCACTTCCCCGATGCCAAAGCCCAGGTGGAGGCCGGTAAGCTGGGGATGTGGATTTTCCTGGCCACGGAAATCCTGCTTTTTGGCGGCCTCTTTTGCGCGTACGCGGTGTACCGGGCCAACCACCCGGAGATTTTCGTGTATGCCCATCACTTTTTGAACAAGATCCTGGGCGGTATCAACACCGTGGTGCTGATCTTTTCCAGCTTTACCATGGCCTGGGCGGTAAGGGCGGCCCAGCTTTCCCAGCAGAAAAAGCTCGTGCGTTTGCTGGCGGCGACCATTTTCTGCGGCTTCGTTTTCCTGGGCATCAAGTACGTGGAGTACGAGCACAAGTGGAAGGAGGGCTTGCTGTGGGGCAAGCGCTACAAGCCCGCCCATGCCGAAGTGAGCAAGCCCAAGGACGTGCCTCCCCCCAAGCCTTTGATTTCGGTGAACCCCGAGGAGCGGAGCACCCTGCCACCACCGGCGGTGCCTCCCCAGGGCTTAAGCTGGGAGGTTCGGGCAGCTTCGCAGGAAACGGTGGTTCCCCAAAACGTGCAGCTGTTCTTCAGCGTTTACTTCGTGATGACCGGCTTGCACGGCCTCCACGTGGTGGCGGGGATGGTGGTGCTGTTTTGGATTTTGCTTCGGGCCCGTCGCGGCGAGTTTTCCTCCGCGTACTTTACGCCGGTGGATTTGGCGGGTCTTTACTGGCACTTGGTGGACTTGATTTGGATTTACCTTTTCCCGCTTTTGTATTTGATTCACTGA
- a CDS encoding cytochrome C oxidase subunit IV family protein, whose protein sequence is MKVLVAVWLSLMVLTVITVAATWVDLGSLNLWLALAIATLKASLVLLYFMHMRYDHPFNAIVFIGALLFVMLFVVLALMDTRAYQPELIPGYAPGMGVKP, encoded by the coding sequence ATGAAGGTATTGGTGGCCGTGTGGCTTTCGCTGATGGTTTTAACCGTGATTACCGTGGCCGCCACCTGGGTGGATTTGGGTTCTTTGAACCTGTGGCTGGCTCTGGCCATTGCCACGCTTAAGGCAAGCTTGGTGTTGCTTTACTTCATGCACATGCGCTATGACCATCCCTTTAACGCCATCGTGTTTATCGGTGCGCTTTTGTTCGTGATGCTCTTTGTGGTGCTGGCGCTGATGGACACCAGGGCCTACCAGCCGGAGCTCATTCCGGGCTATGCTCCGGGGATGGGGGTTAAGCCTTGA
- a CDS encoding cytochrome c oxidase subunit 3: protein MNEEKSSAAGRLGMRLFLLSLSVLFTASMVGILVVRAKAATWPPEGAPPLPAGLWLSTGLILLSSWTLSAGSRRFSQGAGKVAANYLLVTNVLALVFLANQVLNWQALWPAFAARATALYAFSFFLLTVLHALHVLGGVVSLAVVTVKARRARLTLQGLSYAATYWHFLTVVWLVIFALLQVLF, encoded by the coding sequence TTGAACGAAGAGAAAAGCTCAGCGGCTGGCCGGTTGGGCATGCGGCTTTTTTTGCTTTCGTTGAGCGTGCTTTTTACCGCCAGCATGGTGGGGATCTTGGTGGTACGCGCTAAAGCTGCCACCTGGCCACCGGAGGGAGCGCCGCCGCTGCCCGCGGGTTTGTGGTTGTCCACGGGGCTCATCCTTTTGAGCTCCTGGACGTTGAGCGCCGGTTCCAGGCGTTTTTCCCAGGGGGCGGGTAAGGTTGCGGCCAACTACCTGCTGGTGACCAACGTTTTGGCGCTGGTGTTTCTGGCCAACCAGGTGCTCAACTGGCAAGCGCTGTGGCCGGCGTTTGCCGCCCGCGCTACCGCCCTTTACGCTTTTAGCTTTTTCCTTTTGACGGTCCTTCACGCTCTGCACGTGCTTGGCGGGGTTGTGAGCTTGGCCGTGGTGACCGTCAAGGCCCGCCGCGCCCGTCTGACCCTCCAGGGGCTTTCCTACGCCGCCACCTACTGGCACTTTTTGACCGTGGTCTGGCTGGTTATCTTCGCCCTGCTGCAGGTTCTCTTTTAA
- a CDS encoding RluA family pseudouridine synthase has product MLFADEQVVVVNKPPGVSVVFDRHRRQEASFWQEVWEQLGPVFVVHRLDRDTTGTLLFARTSETQKVLSQAFSKHRVRKVYHAVVSGVPSWEHMTVEHPLRENGDRLHRTVVDWERGKPARTELRLLRVFSPEKALVEACPVTGRRHQIRAHLAALGLPLLGDTLYGGNPAAPRPLLHARLLVFPHPWHGHFVEVEAPYPEDWESLLNPATAGAATQQ; this is encoded by the coding sequence GTGCTGTTCGCAGATGAACAGGTGGTGGTGGTGAACAAACCACCGGGGGTTTCGGTGGTGTTCGATCGCCACCGTCGGCAAGAGGCCAGCTTCTGGCAGGAGGTTTGGGAGCAATTGGGTCCGGTTTTTGTGGTGCACCGCTTGGACCGTGACACCACCGGGACGTTGCTCTTTGCCCGTACCTCCGAAACGCAAAAAGTCCTGTCGCAGGCGTTTTCAAAGCATCGGGTGCGCAAGGTTTACCACGCTGTGGTGAGCGGGGTTCCGTCCTGGGAGCATATGACCGTGGAGCACCCTCTACGGGAAAACGGTGACCGCCTCCACCGCACGGTGGTGGATTGGGAGCGGGGAAAGCCAGCCCGCACCGAGTTGCGGCTTCTCCGGGTTTTTTCGCCGGAAAAAGCCCTGGTGGAGGCCTGTCCGGTGACCGGCCGCCGCCACCAGATACGGGCCCATTTGGCGGCTTTGGGTTTGCCTCTTTTAGGCGACACGCTTTACGGCGGAAACCCCGCTGCCCCCCGCCCCCTGCTGCATGCCCGCCTTTTGGTTTTTCCCCACCCCTGGCATGGGCACTTTGTGGAGGTGGAGGCCCCGTATCCGGAGGATTGGGAAAGCCTTTTAAACCCGGCAACCGCAGGCGCTGCCACCCAGCAATAG
- a CDS encoding diacylglycerol/lipid kinase family protein: MLLIVNPAAAGGRLGKQWPRVRSLLESVGLKVPQAFTRAPGHATELAAEAVAKGTEAVVAVGGDGTICEVVEGLHQAGGGVLGILPLGTGNDTARTLGIPRKLKAAIATLHQPQLREVDLMRVGSRVVVNAVGMGMLGAINVKAAGLKKVRGLTAYLLAAVHTLFRYRPPTVELESEGFRYRGAMTILAIHNGPTTGGGFRLAPGAVPDDGQLEACLVEGVGIAGRFPRLLAALRGSLHRWPKSHFLRFQRLRLSCQQPLDVHLDGNPFRCDPPGIEVSVLPRALSVLAPR, encoded by the coding sequence GTGCTTTTGATCGTGAACCCAGCGGCGGCAGGAGGCAGGTTGGGCAAACAGTGGCCGCGGGTGCGTAGCTTGTTGGAAAGCGTTGGGTTGAAGGTCCCCCAGGCGTTTACCCGCGCCCCAGGCCACGCCACCGAGCTGGCCGCCGAAGCGGTGGCCAAGGGTACCGAGGCGGTGGTGGCGGTGGGAGGAGACGGCACCATTTGCGAGGTGGTGGAGGGTCTGCATCAAGCGGGCGGCGGCGTTTTGGGTATTCTTCCCCTGGGCACCGGCAACGACACCGCGCGAACTTTGGGAATCCCCCGCAAGCTCAAAGCCGCCATTGCCACCCTGCACCAGCCGCAGCTGCGGGAGGTGGACCTCATGCGGGTGGGCTCCCGGGTGGTGGTCAACGCCGTGGGGATGGGGATGTTGGGAGCCATCAACGTGAAAGCCGCCGGCCTCAAAAAGGTGCGAGGCCTTACGGCCTACCTTTTGGCAGCCGTGCACACGCTTTTCCGTTACCGACCGCCCACCGTGGAGCTGGAAAGTGAGGGCTTCCGCTACCGCGGAGCCATGACGATCCTGGCCATTCACAACGGACCCACCACCGGTGGCGGCTTCCGGCTCGCCCCCGGAGCGGTGCCCGACGACGGCCAGCTGGAGGCTTGTCTGGTGGAAGGTGTGGGGATCGCGGGGCGCTTTCCCCGTTTGCTCGCAGCTCTCCGGGGCAGCCTGCACCGCTGGCCCAAATCCCACTTTTTGCGCTTCCAGCGCTTGCGCCTTTCCTGCCAACAACCCCTCGATGTGCACCTGGATGGCAACCCATTCCGCTGCGACCCACCCGGGATCGAGGTGTCGGTGCTGCCCCGGGCCCTCAGCGTTTTGGCGCCGCGTTAG
- a CDS encoding DUF1579 domain-containing protein — MSHGRGKMIVSLALTTAALSVFAVSVVAQSSQQEMMEAWLKLARPGEQHKLLEPLVGTFSAEVTTWEAPGAAPVKSTATSENRWVLGGRFVYQVVKGTFAGEPFEGIGYLGYDNAKKTYVGVWMDSLGTGFMTSEGTVDSTGKLFTFTSEVDDPVSGKKLKFRETLRVLEGGKLVSEMFLTGPDGKEFKNMEIHYTRR, encoded by the coding sequence ATGTCGCACGGAAGGGGAAAGATGATTGTGTCTTTGGCGCTAACGACTGCCGCCTTGAGCGTTTTTGCTGTGTCGGTGGTGGCCCAGTCTTCACAGCAGGAGATGATGGAAGCGTGGCTGAAGCTGGCTCGCCCCGGTGAGCAGCACAAGCTTTTGGAGCCGCTGGTGGGGACCTTTTCCGCGGAGGTGACCACCTGGGAGGCCCCTGGAGCCGCCCCGGTGAAGTCCACGGCTACCTCGGAAAACCGGTGGGTGCTGGGTGGGCGCTTTGTTTACCAGGTGGTTAAGGGAACTTTTGCCGGCGAACCGTTTGAAGGCATCGGCTATTTGGGCTACGACAACGCCAAAAAAACCTACGTGGGCGTGTGGATGGACTCTCTGGGGACCGGTTTTATGACCAGTGAGGGAACGGTGGACAGCACCGGCAAGCTTTTCACCTTTACGTCCGAGGTGGATGATCCCGTCAGTGGCAAAAAGCTCAAGTTCAGGGAAACGCTTCGGGTGTTGGAAGGCGGAAAGCTGGTTTCGGAGATGTTCCTCACCGGTCCCGACGGCAAGGAATTCAAGAACATGGAGATTCACTACACCCGCCGGTAA